A single genomic interval of Juglans regia cultivar Chandler chromosome 1, Walnut 2.0, whole genome shotgun sequence harbors:
- the LOC108991987 gene encoding zinc finger protein CONSTANS-LIKE 9-like isoform X1 → MKNCELCKAPARTYCESDEASLCWDCDAKVHGANFLVARHSRTLLCHACQTQTPWRASGAKLGHTVSVCVGCVAGNRNKDDERESQGGNDDDLEENDHDQDVDDIVDDEEDDDEDGDADNYDEEEGDNQVVPWSTPPAASSSSSEEVSVTTFALKRMRENGLDLGNAQQDDLSRSSTERENGAALTAQAGDGEATSVDSMRPRKNRRTEPDRPVQVDGGEASSSTIIGSIRRIRRRD, encoded by the exons ATGAAAAACTGCGAGCTCTGCAAGGCCCCTGCTAGGACTTACTGCGAGTCGGACGAGGCGAGCCTCTGCTGGGATTGCGACGCCAAGGTCCACGGAGCCAACTTCCTCGTGGCTCGCCACTCCAGGACCCTCCTCTGCCACGCGTGCCAGACCCAAACCCCTTGGAGAGCGTCTGGTGCAAAGCTTGGGCACACGGTCTCCGTGTGCGTGGGCTGCGTCGCAGGAAACCGAAACAAAGATGATGAGCGGGAGAGCCAAGGAGGTAATGATGATGATCTCGAAGAAAACGACCATGATCAGGACGTGGATGACATAGTtgatgatgaggaggatgaCGACGAAGACGGTGATGCTGATAATTATGATGAGGAGGAGGGAGATAATCAGGTTGTGCCGTGGTCTACGCCGCCTGCGGCGAGCTCTTCGAGTAGCGAAGAAGTGTCGGTGACTACGTTTGCGTTGAAGCGAATGCGTGAGAACGGTTTAGATCTTGGAAACGCTCAG CAGGACGATCTCAGCCGTTCTTCAACTGAAAGGGAGAACGGCGCGGCGTTGACGGCTCAGGCTGGTGACGGCGAGGCGACTTCTGTTGACTCAATGAGGCCCCGGAAGAACCGGAGGACAGAGCCGGACCGACCGGTTCAGGTCGATGGCGGTGAGGCATCTTCTTCGACGATTATTGGGTCGATCAGGAGAATCCGACGGCGAGATTAG
- the LOC108991987 gene encoding zinc finger protein CONSTANS-LIKE 9-like isoform X2: MKNCELCKAPARTYCESDEASLCWDCDAKVHGANFLVARHSRTLLCHACQTQTPWRASGAKLGHTVSVCVGCVAGNRNKDDERESQGGNDDDLEENDHDQDVDDIVDDEEDDDEDGDADNYDEEEGDNQVVPWSTPPAASSSSSEEVSVTTFALKRMRENGLDLGNAQDDLSRSSTERENGAALTAQAGDGEATSVDSMRPRKNRRTEPDRPVQVDGGEASSSTIIGSIRRIRRRD; this comes from the exons ATGAAAAACTGCGAGCTCTGCAAGGCCCCTGCTAGGACTTACTGCGAGTCGGACGAGGCGAGCCTCTGCTGGGATTGCGACGCCAAGGTCCACGGAGCCAACTTCCTCGTGGCTCGCCACTCCAGGACCCTCCTCTGCCACGCGTGCCAGACCCAAACCCCTTGGAGAGCGTCTGGTGCAAAGCTTGGGCACACGGTCTCCGTGTGCGTGGGCTGCGTCGCAGGAAACCGAAACAAAGATGATGAGCGGGAGAGCCAAGGAGGTAATGATGATGATCTCGAAGAAAACGACCATGATCAGGACGTGGATGACATAGTtgatgatgaggaggatgaCGACGAAGACGGTGATGCTGATAATTATGATGAGGAGGAGGGAGATAATCAGGTTGTGCCGTGGTCTACGCCGCCTGCGGCGAGCTCTTCGAGTAGCGAAGAAGTGTCGGTGACTACGTTTGCGTTGAAGCGAATGCGTGAGAACGGTTTAGATCTTGGAAACGCTCAG GACGATCTCAGCCGTTCTTCAACTGAAAGGGAGAACGGCGCGGCGTTGACGGCTCAGGCTGGTGACGGCGAGGCGACTTCTGTTGACTCAATGAGGCCCCGGAAGAACCGGAGGACAGAGCCGGACCGACCGGTTCAGGTCGATGGCGGTGAGGCATCTTCTTCGACGATTATTGGGTCGATCAGGAGAATCCGACGGCGAGATTAG
- the LOC108991988 gene encoding frataxin, mitochondrial-like — protein MVVDAAMASKLLFLRKLPRLLKPLPLPLSSSYSIRRLRLLPLEASRTGTNRWSPAARNFCSRPLNLADDSQGPAAIDYRSVLQEDEFHRLANSTIHNLLEKFEEYGDNVEIDGFDVDYGNEVLTLKLGDLGTYVLNKQTPNRQIWLSSPVSGPSRFDWDQNAQTWVYRRTKVDLLKIFESELEQLCGEPINLS, from the exons ATGGTGGTTGATGCTGCTATGGCTTCCAAATTGCTTTTCCTCAGAAAGCTCCCTAGGCTTCTAAAaccccttcctcttcctctttcttcttcttattcgaTTCGTAGATTGCGTTTGCTGCCTCTAGAAGCTTCGAGAACCGGGACCAATCGATGGTCTCCTGCTGCTAGAAACTTCTGTTCTCGTCCACTGAATCTCGCCGACGACTCTCAAGGCCCCGCCGCCATTGATTATCG TTCTGTGCTGCAGGAGGATGAGTTTCACCGGCTGGCCAATTCCACAATACATAATCTTTTAGAGAAATTTGAG GAATATGGAGATAATGTTGAAATTGATGGTTTTGATGTGGACTATGGG AATGAGGTTTTAACCTTAAAACTTGGGGATTTGGGGACCTATGTGTTGAATAAACAGACACCAAATAGACAAATTTGGCTATCATCCCCAGTGAG TGGTCCATCTAGGTTTGACTGGGATCAGAATGCTCAAACATGGGTTTATAGGCGAACAAAAGTTGATTTgctgaaaatttttgaaagtgaGTTGGAGCAACTGTGTGGCGAACCCATCAATCTTTCCTAA
- the LOC108991975 gene encoding uncharacterized protein LOC108991975 — translation MVRFLCFNAQVHSPKPKKTVQHSADKMYKTSQVFSQSQAPKDSPNRTNFNPSFLKVQADTEIDTHVTSVSSVESGWNSVDMGSEFGFKWRGHLKKSQSLGSGLFQEGRVSAGNDTEDEIYQGLSCEGSHDYKAMVEPGPSKYQGVGLPDEYTKNPTLDSFRLNPGFINNESIFSIEDPQHSEKEGHENSDAPLYGDSGDLTPRSPPLIVKSYSLPNIGASAPISGICSPYRRAGLQSRSSEDLNILNMRQRERSAHESERQDMQEQVKDDGFHEAKKNTLGNSDDGYDSHNYSGLAKDWIMPTTDEVSPVETLIGESSVYQQDDLPGKDFKIKRIEEWVNDLRLCSPVEEANDSSQSDDLGNRDSNILNGLTAAKVDGKVNPGMEAAKRYISSLSAIATTAQLANHGLVMIPFLSAFTSLRVLNLSGNAIARITAGALPRGLHMLNLSRNNISTIDGLRELTRLRILNLSYNRIFRIGHGLASCSALKELYLAGNKISEVEGLHRLLKLNVLDLRINKISTAKCLGQLAANYNSLQAIGLEGNPCQKNVGDEQLKKYVQGLLPYLTYFNRLPLKASTFKDVADRSVRSGISSHQLDRGIRSDHKATRKISHGLAAHRPSSSSIHGRKSQAVASPKRSNARHGLLPPTGAKATTHDRHNFDFSSKLQKSGPEISIRRSQSEGTLRAL, via the exons ATGGTTAGGTTTTTATGTTTCAATGCTCAAGTTCATTCCCCCAAACCAAAG AAAACAGTTCAACATTCTGCTGATAAAATGTATAAGACATCGCAAGTCTTTTCTCAAAGTCAAGCCCCAAAGGATTCACCCAACCGTACCAACTTTAACCCATCATTTTTGAAGGTGCAAGCAGATACTGAGATTGACACACATGTTACGAGTGTGTCTTCTGTTGAGAGTGGTTGGAATTCAGTGGACATGGGGAGCGAGTTTGGGTTTAAGTGGAGAGGGCACCTTAAGAAAAGTCAATCACTAGGAAGTGGATTGTTCCAGGAGGGCAGGGTGTCTGCAGGAAATGATACTGAGGATGAGATCTATCAGGGGCTTTCTTGTGAGGGCTCCCATGACTACAAAGCGATGGTGGAACCAGGTCCCAGCAAGTATCAAGGAGTAGGCCTGCCAGATGAGTATACAAAAAATCCTACCTTGGATTCATTCCGATTAAATCCTGGCTTTATCAATAATGAATCAATTTTCTCTATCGAAGACCCGCAGCACTCAGAGAAGGAAGGCCATGAAAATTCTGACGCACCATTATATGGTGACTCTGGTGATCTTACACCTCGTAGTCCACCTCTGATTGTAAAATCATATTCTTTGCCCAACATTGGTGCCTCTGCACCCATTTCTGGAATATGTTCTCCTTACAGACGTGCAGGACTGCAGTCAAGATCTTCCGAAgatctaaatattttaaacatgcGGCAAAGAGAGAGATCAGCTCATGAGTCTGAAAGGCAGGACATGCAAGAACAAGTAAAAGATGATGGCTTTCatgaagctaaaaaaaatactcttggAAATTCAGATGATGGATATGATTCTCATAATTATTCTGGTTTAGCAAAAGACTGGATAATGCCTACTACGGATGAGGTAAGCCCGGTGGAAACTCTTATAGGAGAATCCTCAGTTTACCAGCAGGATGATTTGCCTGGCAAGGATTTTAAGATCAAGCGCATTGAGGAGTGGGTTAACGATCTTCGACTTTGCAGTCCGGTGGAAGAAGCAAATGACTCATCCCAATCTGATGACCTGGGAAACAGAGACTCCAATATCCTGAACGGTTTGACTGCTGCAAAGGTGGATGGTAAGGTCAATCCTGGCATGGAAGCTGCGAAAAGATATATTTCTTCTTTGAGTGCGATAGCCACAACAGCTCAGCTGGCAAACCATGGATTAGTCATGATTCCTTTTCTTAGTGCATTTACAAGCCTGAGAGTGCTCAATCTGTCTGGAAATGCGATAG CTAGGATAACTGCAGGTGCTCTTCCTCGAGGACTTCATATGTTGAATCTGTCAAGAAACAATATATCTACCATTGATGGTTTGCGTGAACTTACACGACTTCGCATCCTGAACCTGAGCTACAACCGAATATTCAGAATTGGACATG gcCTAGCTTCTTGCTCTGCTCTCAAGGAGTTGTACTTGGCTGGAAATAAAATCAGCGAGGTAGAGGGTCTTCACCGACTGTTAAAACTGAATGTGCTGGATCTGCGTATCAACAAAATCTCAACGGCTAAATGTCTTGGCCAACTTGCAGCTAACTACAATTCCTTGCAAGCGATCGGCTTGGAAGGAAACCCATGCCAAAAAAATGTTGGAGATGAACAACTGAAGAAGTATGTGCAAGGTCTACTTCCATATTTGACTTACTTCAATCGGTTGCCTCTCAAAGCCAGCACTTTCAAGGATGTTGCTGATCGGTCAGTTCGGTCAGGCATCAGTTCCCATCAGTTGGATCGCGGCATTAGATCAGATCACAAGGCTACTAGAAAGATTAGCCATGGTTTAGCTGCTCACCGTCCATCATCTTCGTCAATTCATGGCCGAAAAAGTCAAGCAGTGGCCTCACCAAAACGGTCCAATGCCAGGCATGGACTTCTGCCTCCAACAGGAGCCAAAGCAACAACCCATGATCGGCACAACTTTGATTTCAGCAGCAAACTTCAGAAATCCGGGCCAGAAATTTCTATTCGTAGGAGTCAAAGTGAGGGTACTCTCAGAGCTCTTTGA